In one Mycobacterium heckeshornense genomic region, the following are encoded:
- a CDS encoding IS1634 family transposase, translating into MYVTRVPNRGSPPAVLLRESYRENGKVKTRTLANLSRWPEHKVDKLQRALKGLPGTGDLAGAFDITRSLPHGHVAAVLGTAAKLGMAELIDPAPSRNRDLVCAMLAASVIEPGSKLAMARGLRIETATSTLGAVLGVAGADEDDLYDAMDWVVERQDAIENSLAARHLANGTLVLYDVSSAAFEGHTCPLGKIGHARDGVKGRLQIVYGLLCSPAGVPIAIEVFDGNTADPKTLGAQITKLKTRFGLTTIALVGDRGMLTSARIRDELHPAQLDWISALRAPQIKALVDDGALQLSLFDEQNLFEITHPDYPGERLVCCHNPALADERARKRGELLAATEHELQTIAEATRRAKRPLRGRDKIALRVGKVRNKFKMAKHFDLQITDEAFSFSRNQDAIAAEAALDGIYVLRTSLPDQTLQRDEVVLRYKDLADVERFFRTLNTELDVRPIRHRLADRVRAHMLLRMLSYYISWHMKQALAPILFQDNDKPAAAAKRADPVAPAQRSDQALAKAARKRTENDYPVHSFTSLLADLATICANHIQPTDDLPAFTKITNPTPLQRRAFELLGVSHRHGLA; encoded by the coding sequence ATGTACGTGACGCGGGTGCCCAACCGTGGATCACCGCCGGCGGTGCTGTTGCGCGAAAGTTACCGCGAGAACGGCAAGGTGAAAACCCGCACGCTGGCCAACCTGTCGCGCTGGCCCGAGCACAAGGTGGACAAACTGCAGCGCGCGCTCAAGGGCCTGCCGGGGACGGGCGATCTGGCCGGGGCGTTTGACATCACCCGCAGCCTGCCGCACGGGCATGTGGCCGCGGTGTTGGGCACCGCCGCCAAGCTGGGCATGGCCGAGCTGATCGACCCCGCCCCGTCGCGTAACCGGGACTTGGTGTGCGCCATGCTGGCCGCGTCGGTGATCGAGCCGGGCTCCAAGCTGGCGATGGCGCGCGGGCTGCGCATCGAGACCGCCACCAGCACCCTGGGTGCGGTGCTGGGCGTGGCGGGTGCCGATGAGGATGACCTGTATGACGCGATGGACTGGGTGGTCGAGCGCCAGGATGCCATCGAAAACTCGTTGGCCGCACGGCATCTGGCCAACGGAACCCTGGTGCTCTATGACGTGTCCTCGGCGGCGTTCGAGGGCCACACCTGCCCGTTAGGGAAAATCGGGCATGCCCGCGACGGGGTCAAAGGCCGGTTGCAGATCGTCTACGGGCTGCTGTGCTCACCAGCCGGGGTGCCGATCGCCATTGAGGTGTTCGACGGCAACACCGCCGACCCGAAAACCCTGGGCGCCCAGATCACCAAGCTCAAGACCCGGTTCGGGCTGACCACCATCGCCCTGGTGGGGGATCGGGGCATGCTCACCAGCGCGCGCATCCGCGACGAGCTGCACCCGGCGCAGTTGGATTGGATCAGCGCGCTGCGCGCCCCGCAGATCAAGGCATTGGTCGACGACGGGGCGCTGCAGCTGTCGCTGTTCGACGAGCAGAACCTGTTCGAGATCACCCACCCCGACTACCCCGGCGAGCGGCTGGTGTGCTGCCACAACCCCGCCCTGGCTGATGAGCGTGCCCGCAAACGCGGCGAGCTGCTGGCGGCCACCGAACACGAACTACAGACCATCGCCGAGGCCACCCGCCGCGCCAAACGACCACTACGCGGGCGGGACAAGATCGCGCTGCGGGTGGGCAAGGTGCGCAACAAGTTCAAGATGGCCAAGCATTTTGACCTGCAAATCACCGACGAAGCGTTCAGTTTCTCCCGCAACCAGGACGCCATCGCCGCCGAGGCCGCCCTCGACGGCATCTACGTGCTCCGCACCAGCCTGCCCGACCAGACACTGCAGCGCGACGAGGTCGTGCTGCGCTACAAGGACCTCGCCGACGTCGAACGGTTCTTCCGCACCCTCAACACCGAACTGGACGTGCGACCCATCCGGCACCGCCTCGCCGATCGGGTGCGCGCGCACATGCTCCTACGGATGCTGTCCTACTACATCAGCTGGCACATGAAACAAGCCCTCGCACCAATCCTTTTCCAGGACAACGACAAACCCGCCGCCGCCGCCAAACGTGCCGACCCCGTCGCTCCCGCCCAACGCTCCGATCAAGCGCTGGCCAAGGCAGCGCGCAAACGCACCGAAAACGACTACCCGGTGCACAGCTTCACCAGCCTGCTCGCCGACCTGGCCACCATCTGCGCCAACCACATCCAGCCCACCGACGACCTGCCGGCATTCACCAAGATCACCAACCCCACCCCACTACAGCGGCGAGCCTTCGAACTACTCGGCGTCTCACACCGCCACGGACTCGCGTAG
- a CDS encoding acyl carrier protein yields the protein MTTTNRLRAEVLSVLTAIAPEVEPDEIRDDALLRDQVDLDSMDWLNFLLGIHKRLHVDIPETDYASLRTLNDVVSYVQQYQVPEAQR from the coding sequence ATGACGACCACCAACCGTCTTCGCGCAGAAGTGTTGTCGGTATTGACCGCCATAGCGCCTGAGGTGGAGCCGGACGAAATCCGCGACGACGCACTGCTTCGGGACCAGGTGGATCTGGATTCGATGGATTGGCTGAACTTCTTGCTCGGCATCCACAAACGACTGCATGTCGACATTCCCGAAACGGATTATGCGTCGCTACGAACCCTCAACGACGTCGTCAGCTATGTCCAACAGTACCAGGTACCTGAAGCCCAGCGGTGA
- a CDS encoding dihydrolipoamide acetyltransferase family protein, giving the protein MIEFKMPALGADMDEGTLDEWLVKPGDKVARGQVVAVVETTKAAVEVECWHEGIVHELLVPVGETVGVGTVLATLLETGESVPAPRKPAARRAKASAQPPAAAAAQPTPAVAGQEAAPHRRRWVSPAARRLAESLGIDVAAVAGTGPQGAVTIHDVEHAAASAKQPQPKYTAADRAAGMRRSIAAAMSRSKREIPHYYLLQEIQLEKALAWLTERNAERSITERVLPAVLQLKAVGLAAQQFGEFNGFWQGGKFQPGQGVHVGVAINLRGGGLVAPAIHDVPDKKLDDLMSDLTDLVARARAGSLRSSEMSDPTITVTNLGDRGVDAVFGVIYPPQVALVGFGKPAQRVCVIDGGIRVITTVQTALSADHRATDGHRGALFLAAIDEFLQHPDALEK; this is encoded by the coding sequence GTGATCGAGTTCAAAATGCCCGCACTCGGCGCGGATATGGACGAGGGGACACTCGACGAGTGGCTCGTCAAGCCGGGCGACAAGGTCGCCCGGGGCCAGGTGGTCGCGGTCGTGGAAACGACCAAGGCTGCGGTGGAAGTCGAATGCTGGCACGAGGGCATCGTCCACGAGCTGTTGGTCCCTGTCGGCGAAACCGTCGGAGTGGGAACGGTGTTGGCCACTCTGCTGGAGACCGGAGAATCCGTACCGGCACCGCGCAAGCCCGCGGCGCGACGGGCCAAGGCATCTGCGCAACCACCGGCAGCGGCAGCGGCTCAGCCCACACCGGCGGTCGCGGGCCAGGAGGCGGCCCCGCATCGGCGGCGCTGGGTATCGCCCGCTGCACGTCGGCTGGCCGAATCGCTCGGCATCGACGTCGCCGCCGTCGCCGGCACCGGCCCGCAGGGAGCGGTCACCATCCACGACGTCGAGCACGCCGCCGCGTCGGCTAAACAACCGCAGCCTAAGTACACAGCCGCAGATCGCGCCGCCGGGATGCGGCGCTCGATCGCTGCCGCGATGAGTCGGTCCAAACGCGAAATTCCGCACTACTACTTGCTGCAGGAAATTCAGCTCGAAAAAGCACTAGCGTGGCTAACTGAGCGAAATGCGGAGCGATCCATCACCGAACGTGTGCTGCCGGCGGTGCTGCAGTTGAAGGCGGTCGGCTTGGCGGCCCAACAGTTCGGTGAGTTCAACGGGTTCTGGCAAGGCGGCAAGTTCCAGCCGGGCCAAGGCGTACATGTCGGGGTGGCGATCAACTTGCGCGGCGGCGGGCTGGTCGCCCCGGCCATCCACGACGTCCCCGACAAGAAGCTCGACGACTTGATGAGTGACCTGACCGACCTGGTTGCCCGGGCGCGGGCGGGCTCACTGCGCAGCTCGGAGATGTCGGATCCGACCATTACCGTCACCAACCTCGGAGATCGCGGGGTGGACGCAGTTTTCGGTGTCATCTACCCGCCCCAGGTCGCGCTGGTGGGTTTCGGCAAACCGGCGCAGCGAGTCTGCGTGATCGACGGCGGAATCCGTGTCATCACCACCGTGCAGACCGCGCTCTCGGCGGATCACCGTGCCACCGATGGGCATCGCGGGGCGTTGTTCCTCGCAGCCATCGACGAGTTCCTCCAACATCCCGACGCCCTAGAGAAATGA
- a CDS encoding alpha-ketoacid dehydrogenase subunit beta: MKTTYRTAVHDGLRDALRDDPRVMLMGEDVGRYGGTYAASKGLLDEFGPERVRDTPLSELGFVGIGVGAALGGLRPIVEVMTVNFSLLALDQVVNTAGTLRHMSGGQFSVPLVIRMATGAGRQLAAQHSHSLEPWYAHIPGIKVVAPATVADAYGMLGPALADPDPVVIFEHVQLYNTSTDVDALTPTDISSAAVRRGGSDATVIAYGGSLPKALDAAYELSLSGIDCEVIDLRVLRPLDTDTILESVRKTHRAVVVDEAWRTGSLAAEVSARIVEGAFFDLDAPIARVCTAEVPIPYAKHLEQAALPQPDKIVAAVNNLLGESS, translated from the coding sequence ATGAAGACCACTTACCGCACGGCGGTGCACGACGGTTTGCGCGACGCGTTGCGCGACGATCCCCGGGTGATGCTGATGGGAGAAGACGTCGGCCGCTACGGCGGAACCTATGCCGCCTCCAAGGGCCTGCTTGACGAGTTCGGCCCCGAGCGGGTGCGCGACACACCGTTGTCGGAACTGGGGTTCGTCGGTATCGGAGTCGGTGCCGCGCTCGGCGGGCTTCGCCCCATCGTGGAGGTCATGACCGTCAACTTCAGCCTGCTGGCCCTCGACCAAGTGGTCAATACCGCTGGGACGCTGCGCCATATGTCCGGCGGCCAGTTCTCGGTTCCGCTCGTCATCCGGATGGCTACCGGGGCGGGTCGCCAGCTGGCCGCCCAGCACTCGCACAGCCTGGAACCCTGGTACGCCCATATCCCGGGCATCAAGGTGGTCGCGCCGGCGACGGTGGCCGACGCGTACGGCATGCTCGGCCCGGCGCTGGCCGACCCCGATCCGGTGGTGATCTTCGAACACGTCCAGCTCTACAACACCTCTACTGACGTCGACGCACTGACGCCCACAGACATCTCCAGTGCGGCGGTGCGCCGCGGCGGATCCGATGCCACGGTGATCGCCTACGGGGGATCACTGCCCAAGGCGCTGGACGCGGCATACGAATTGTCGCTTTCCGGAATCGATTGCGAGGTCATAGATTTGCGGGTGCTGCGGCCGCTGGACACCGACACAATTCTGGAGTCGGTGCGCAAGACCCACCGCGCCGTGGTGGTCGACGAAGCCTGGCGCACCGGCAGTCTGGCCGCGGAGGTGAGCGCACGAATCGTCGAGGGCGCGTTTTTCGACCTGGACGCTCCGATCGCCCGCGTGTGCACCGCCGAAGTGCCGATACCGTATGCCAAGCACCTCGAACAGGCGGCGCTGCCGCAGCCGGACAAGATCGTCGCCGCCGTGAACAACCTGCTCGGGGAAAGCTCGTGA
- the pdhA gene encoding pyruvate dehydrogenase (acetyl-transferring) E1 component subunit alpha, with the protein MTDRELAHAMLSDMVRVRRMEEKCAELYGEAKIRGFLHLYVGEEAVAAGSLRALTPDDAVVATYREHGHALLRGIPMTSIMAEMFGKQEGCSRGRGGSMHLFDAANRFYGGNAIVAGGLPLAVGLALADSMLQRNRVTACYFGDGAVAEGAFHESLNMAALWQLPVLFLCENNFYAMGTALERAQAQTDLTVKAASYTVESIAADGMDVIDCHNATRQGVEHIRNAGGPFFIEFRTYRFRPHSMFDPELYRDKAEVEQWRKRDPIPAFTEQCLRDGILDAADVAAIEQAADREVQEAVAYAEAGTWESVEDLERDVLTPVAEPAS; encoded by the coding sequence GTGACCGATAGAGAACTGGCTCACGCGATGCTGTCGGACATGGTGCGGGTGCGCCGCATGGAAGAAAAGTGCGCGGAGCTTTACGGGGAAGCCAAGATTCGCGGATTCTTGCACCTCTACGTCGGGGAGGAGGCGGTCGCCGCGGGATCACTGCGGGCCCTGACCCCCGACGACGCGGTCGTGGCCACTTATCGCGAGCATGGCCATGCGCTGCTGCGCGGCATCCCCATGACGTCGATCATGGCCGAGATGTTCGGCAAGCAGGAGGGCTGCTCGCGCGGGCGGGGCGGGTCGATGCACCTGTTCGACGCGGCTAACCGCTTCTACGGCGGCAATGCCATCGTGGCCGGCGGTCTGCCGCTGGCTGTGGGCTTGGCCCTGGCGGACTCGATGCTGCAGCGCAACCGGGTGACGGCCTGCTACTTCGGCGACGGAGCGGTCGCCGAAGGCGCGTTCCACGAGTCGCTGAATATGGCCGCGCTGTGGCAGTTGCCGGTGCTGTTCTTGTGCGAGAACAACTTCTACGCGATGGGCACCGCGCTTGAGCGTGCCCAAGCGCAGACCGACCTCACGGTTAAAGCGGCCTCGTACACGGTGGAAAGCATCGCAGCAGACGGGATGGACGTCATCGACTGCCACAACGCCACCCGGCAGGGTGTGGAGCACATCCGCAACGCCGGCGGCCCGTTCTTCATCGAATTCCGCACCTACCGGTTCCGCCCGCATTCGATGTTCGATCCCGAACTGTACCGGGACAAAGCCGAAGTCGAGCAGTGGCGCAAACGCGACCCGATTCCGGCGTTCACCGAGCAGTGCCTGCGCGACGGCATCCTGGATGCCGCCGACGTCGCGGCGATCGAGCAGGCCGCCGACCGCGAAGTGCAGGAGGCGGTGGCCTACGCGGAAGCCGGAACATGGGAGAGCGTCGAGGACCTCGAACGCGACGTGCTGACACCGGTAGCGGAGCCGGCCTCATGA
- the acsA gene encoding acetate--CoA ligase: MKVIHKTRTDWRVLPNFQDYEQTRASFDWSQVPALCEGMGGGCNIAYAAVDRHADGPSGRRTALRFIGESGWDGAIATRDLTYAELARLSRRFTNVLRALGVSKGDRVFTLMGRTPELYITIMGALRNGSVVSPLFSAFGPEPLATRMNIGAAEILVTTKAIYQRKIAGIRDRLPSVRHILVVDGDRTPGTLDFWQWMAGAEETAPIEHTNTGDPALLHFTSGTTGTPKGALHVHGAVAMHYITGLYALDLHPDDVFWCTADPGWVTGMSYGVISPLLHGVTSIVDEAEFDAERWYRILQSLRVTVWYTAPTALRMLIKAGPELPKNYHFSQLRFIASVGEPLNPEAVVWGKKVLGLPIHDNWWQTETGGIMIANTPAFDIKPGSMGRPLPGVDAYVVRHNDDGTATVIDEPGVEGELALKVGWPSMFRGYLHEDERYRKCFTDSLYLTGDLVKRDADGYFWFVGRADDVIKSAGHLIGPTEVENALTSHPAVAEAAAIGKPDPTVGEVVKAFVVLKTGCPENDELRRELLGHARKRLGAAVAPKEIEFVDTLPHTRSGKIMRRLLKARELGLPEGDTSAMEVSAQHTGQEVAL, from the coding sequence GTGAAAGTCATCCACAAGACCCGCACCGACTGGCGAGTTCTGCCGAATTTCCAGGACTACGAACAGACGCGCGCGTCGTTCGACTGGTCACAGGTGCCGGCGCTGTGCGAAGGGATGGGCGGCGGCTGCAACATCGCCTACGCCGCGGTCGACCGGCACGCTGACGGCCCGTCGGGGAGACGTACAGCATTACGGTTCATCGGCGAAAGCGGCTGGGACGGAGCCATCGCCACACGTGACCTCACTTATGCTGAGCTGGCACGGCTTTCGCGGCGTTTCACCAACGTGCTGCGCGCCCTTGGCGTCAGCAAGGGCGATCGGGTCTTCACGCTCATGGGCCGCACTCCTGAGCTGTACATCACCATCATGGGCGCACTGCGCAACGGCTCGGTGGTCTCGCCGCTGTTCTCCGCCTTCGGCCCCGAACCCCTCGCGACCCGAATGAATATCGGCGCGGCCGAAATCCTCGTCACGACCAAGGCGATCTACCAACGCAAGATTGCCGGCATCCGTGACCGGCTCCCCTCGGTGCGCCATATTCTCGTCGTCGACGGAGACCGCACGCCTGGCACGCTTGACTTTTGGCAGTGGATGGCCGGTGCCGAGGAGACCGCCCCCATCGAGCACACCAACACAGGCGATCCCGCACTGCTTCACTTCACCAGTGGCACAACCGGAACACCGAAAGGCGCGCTGCACGTGCACGGCGCGGTCGCGATGCACTACATCACCGGCTTGTACGCACTCGATCTCCACCCTGACGATGTCTTCTGGTGCACAGCGGACCCAGGTTGGGTCACCGGCATGTCCTACGGCGTCATTAGCCCGCTGCTGCACGGCGTCACCTCGATTGTCGACGAGGCCGAATTCGATGCCGAACGCTGGTACCGGATTCTGCAGTCCCTCCGGGTGACGGTGTGGTACACCGCCCCGACCGCGCTGCGCATGTTGATCAAAGCCGGGCCGGAACTGCCCAAAAACTACCACTTTTCGCAGCTGCGGTTTATCGCCAGCGTCGGCGAGCCGCTGAACCCCGAGGCGGTTGTCTGGGGAAAGAAGGTGCTGGGCTTGCCGATTCACGACAACTGGTGGCAGACGGAGACCGGCGGCATCATGATCGCCAACACACCGGCGTTCGACATTAAACCCGGATCCATGGGCCGGCCGCTTCCCGGAGTCGACGCGTATGTGGTGCGCCACAACGACGACGGCACTGCCACGGTCATCGACGAGCCGGGCGTCGAGGGTGAGCTCGCCCTTAAGGTCGGCTGGCCGTCGATGTTCCGCGGCTACCTGCATGAAGACGAGCGGTACCGCAAGTGCTTCACCGACAGCTTGTATTTGACGGGTGACCTGGTGAAGCGAGACGCCGACGGATACTTCTGGTTCGTCGGCCGAGCCGACGACGTGATCAAGTCGGCCGGGCACTTGATCGGGCCGACCGAGGTGGAGAACGCGCTGACCAGTCATCCCGCCGTGGCCGAAGCAGCGGCGATCGGCAAGCCCGATCCCACCGTCGGGGAGGTTGTCAAGGCATTCGTTGTCTTGAAAACCGGATGCCCCGAGAACGACGAACTGCGCCGTGAACTGCTCGGGCACGCGCGAAAACGGCTCGGGGCGGCCGTGGCTCCCAAGGAGATCGAGTTCGTCGACACGCTGCCACACACCCGCAGTGGCAAGATCATGCGCCGCCTGCTTAAGGCCCGCGAGCTGGGCCTGCCCGAGGGAGACACCTCCGCCATGGAGGTATCGGCGCAGCACACCGGTCAGGAGGTAGCGCTGTGA
- a CDS encoding heavy metal translocating P-type ATPase yields the protein MTVRVLLVATLATLIGGVVAWLLGAHSAAEICWAAGTVIAIVPATWWVAAALRHGRLGVDVIAVLSLIGALAVHEYLAGALIAVMLATGQTLEAGAERRAAKDLTSLLNRSPRQARRRTPTGVTTVPLADVVVGDLLVVGPGEMVPVDGRIVSDCAVLDESVLTGESVHVQRRAGERVRSGAINAGGAIEVEATASAADSTYEGIVRLAQQAAAESAPVVRLADRVAAWFVPMTLVVAGSAWLLSGVPTRAVAVLVVATPCPLILAAPVAIVSGMSRASRVGVVVRGGGALENLGRAATVVLDKTGTVTTGRPRGTDVLVAPGWTATEVLRLAASADQFSPHVLARAIVDEATRRGLTPSAPVDVFEEPGVGITATVDGHQVSVGTRELPPEPPPWAAAALSRASFDGAVVAWVSVDGHLVGALTLVDPLRPDAPRTIRRLRAAGINRVVMLTGDQPAPAEQIGVVLGLDEVRARQAPADKVAGVRAEGQKAVTVMVGDGVNDAPALAAATVGVALGAHGATASSEAADIVLTTDRLDRLADAMVIARHARSIALQSMIAGMGLSLVAMGFAAVGLLTPVIGALLQEGIDVAVILNALRALRGPRGTPPLGATAEELIHRFSAEHDRMRDDLAIFRDAARLLSSGDHGSALPAIRQADQFLRQELLPHEHAEDRALYPALAAPLGSTEATATMSRMHAEIDRLARRLHTHVKVADAEGRIRDDQAEDLLACLYGLHALLSLHFVQEEENFFVLLPTA from the coding sequence ATGACGGTCCGGGTACTGCTGGTGGCCACGCTGGCGACGCTGATCGGTGGCGTCGTCGCGTGGCTGCTGGGCGCGCACTCAGCAGCCGAAATATGTTGGGCTGCAGGCACGGTCATCGCGATCGTTCCAGCGACGTGGTGGGTGGCGGCGGCGCTGCGACATGGTCGGCTGGGTGTGGACGTCATCGCGGTGCTGTCGCTGATCGGTGCGCTCGCCGTCCACGAATACCTGGCCGGCGCGCTGATCGCCGTCATGCTGGCCACCGGCCAAACGCTGGAAGCGGGCGCGGAGCGCCGCGCCGCGAAAGACCTGACGTCTCTGCTGAACCGGTCGCCGCGCCAAGCGCGTCGCCGCACCCCCACCGGAGTTACCACGGTGCCGCTCGCCGATGTGGTGGTCGGCGATCTGCTGGTGGTCGGCCCAGGCGAGATGGTGCCCGTGGACGGGCGGATCGTGTCCGACTGCGCGGTCCTCGACGAGTCCGTCCTCACCGGCGAGTCGGTTCACGTCCAGCGGCGCGCCGGCGAGCGGGTACGCAGCGGTGCGATCAACGCCGGCGGTGCGATCGAGGTCGAGGCAACGGCGAGCGCCGCTGACAGCACATATGAGGGCATCGTGCGACTGGCTCAGCAAGCCGCCGCAGAAAGCGCGCCCGTTGTCCGTCTCGCCGACCGCGTTGCCGCCTGGTTTGTGCCGATGACGCTGGTGGTTGCCGGGTCGGCGTGGCTGTTAAGCGGGGTGCCCACCCGCGCGGTGGCGGTGCTGGTGGTTGCGACGCCGTGCCCGCTGATCTTGGCTGCGCCGGTTGCGATCGTGTCGGGAATGTCGCGCGCGTCGCGTGTCGGGGTGGTGGTCCGCGGCGGTGGGGCGCTGGAGAACCTGGGCCGCGCCGCCACCGTGGTACTGGACAAGACCGGCACCGTTACCACGGGCCGACCGCGGGGCACCGACGTGCTGGTGGCACCTGGTTGGACGGCCACAGAGGTGCTTCGCCTGGCCGCGTCCGCCGACCAGTTCTCGCCGCATGTGCTTGCCCGCGCGATCGTCGACGAGGCGACGCGGCGCGGACTGACACCAAGCGCTCCCGTCGATGTCTTCGAGGAGCCCGGCGTAGGGATCACCGCGACCGTCGACGGCCATCAGGTCAGCGTGGGAACCCGCGAGCTGCCGCCTGAGCCGCCGCCGTGGGCGGCCGCGGCGCTGTCGCGGGCCAGCTTCGACGGTGCTGTCGTGGCGTGGGTCTCGGTCGACGGCCACCTCGTCGGGGCCCTGACGCTTGTTGACCCGCTACGCCCGGATGCGCCGCGCACGATCCGCCGGCTGCGCGCGGCCGGCATCAACCGGGTCGTCATGCTCACCGGCGATCAGCCGGCGCCCGCCGAGCAGATCGGGGTTGTCCTCGGGCTCGACGAAGTGCGGGCCCGACAAGCCCCCGCCGACAAGGTGGCCGGCGTGCGAGCCGAGGGACAGAAGGCCGTCACCGTGATGGTCGGTGACGGCGTGAACGACGCACCGGCCCTGGCCGCCGCGACGGTCGGTGTCGCGCTGGGAGCGCACGGGGCGACAGCCAGCTCGGAGGCCGCCGATATAGTGCTGACCACCGATCGGCTCGACCGGCTGGCCGATGCGATGGTCATCGCCCGCCACGCCCGCAGCATCGCGTTGCAGAGCATGATCGCGGGGATGGGCCTGTCGCTGGTGGCCATGGGATTCGCTGCAGTCGGCCTGCTGACACCGGTGATCGGCGCGCTGCTGCAGGAGGGCATCGATGTGGCGGTGATCCTCAACGCGCTGCGGGCCCTGCGCGGTCCGCGCGGAACGCCGCCCCTGGGCGCGACCGCTGAGGAATTGATCCACAGATTCTCAGCCGAGCACGATCGCATGCGCGACGACCTCGCCATATTCCGCGACGCGGCCCGTTTGCTCAGCAGCGGGGACCACGGTTCGGCACTGCCGGCGATCCGCCAGGCCGACCAGTTTTTGCGCCAGGAGTTGCTGCCACACGAGCACGCCGAGGATCGCGCACTCTATCCTGCGCTGGCCGCGCCACTGGGCAGCACAGAAGCCACCGCAACGATGAGCCGCATGCACGCCGAGATCGACCGGTTGGCCCGCAGACTGCACACCCATGTCAAAGTCGCTGACGCCGAGGGCCGTATTCGCGACGACCAGGCCGAGGATCTGCTGGCCTGCCTCTACGGGCTGCACGCGTTGCTGTCGCTGCATTTTGTGCAAGAAGAAGAGAACTTCTTCGTCCTGCTGCCGACCGCCTGA
- a CDS encoding AAA family ATPase — MAEPYVEVRETHTGLVVLAGDRAYKGKKPITTDFLDFSTQDLREHAFVRELELNRRLAPASYLGIAHFNSPWAGTEEPVLVMRRHPDSSRLATMVQRGQHVADSLAAIAEVLARFHESAVRNQSVDAQGEQRAIHHRWRANITEMTDVAGTVVDPQRLKTIDELVSRFIAGRAALFNERIADRRILDGHGDLLADDIFCLPDGPEILDCLEFDDQLRYVDAIDDAAFLAMDLEFLGHKNLGELFLGNYVRLARDPAPRSLTDFYIAYRAVVRAKVDCVRYAQGNPDAAVEASRHLDIALQHLRAGAVRLALVGGGPGTGKTTLARGLAERVGAVVISTDEVRRELQDAGTIAGAAGVLNSGLYSEENVAAVYDEVLRQAHDHLVNGRSVILDATWRDPGRRDQARQLAAQTYSGTVELMCTTPVRTAVQRVGDRPAGSVSDATPEVASALADESWDWAEAHRIDTSRSPAESIDVSEDLWWRTV, encoded by the coding sequence ATGGCTGAGCCCTACGTCGAAGTACGCGAAACGCACACCGGCCTCGTCGTACTGGCCGGCGACCGCGCCTACAAGGGCAAAAAACCCATCACCACCGACTTCCTGGACTTCAGCACCCAGGACCTGCGTGAGCACGCATTTGTGCGCGAATTGGAGCTCAATCGGCGACTGGCGCCGGCCAGCTACCTCGGCATCGCACACTTCAACAGTCCGTGGGCGGGCACCGAGGAACCGGTACTCGTCATGCGCCGTCACCCCGACTCGTCGCGGCTGGCCACGATGGTGCAACGCGGCCAACACGTCGCCGATTCGCTGGCGGCGATCGCCGAAGTGCTGGCCCGGTTCCATGAGAGCGCGGTGCGGAACCAGTCGGTCGACGCGCAGGGTGAGCAGCGCGCCATCCACCACCGATGGCGGGCCAACATCACGGAAATGACCGATGTCGCCGGCACGGTGGTGGATCCGCAGCGCCTGAAAACTATCGATGAGTTGGTGTCGCGATTCATCGCCGGCCGCGCGGCGCTGTTCAATGAGCGCATCGCTGATCGCCGCATCCTCGACGGTCACGGTGATTTGCTGGCCGACGATATTTTCTGCCTGCCCGACGGCCCCGAAATCCTGGACTGCCTGGAGTTCGACGACCAGCTGCGCTACGTCGACGCCATCGACGACGCCGCATTTCTCGCCATGGATTTGGAGTTCCTGGGGCACAAGAATCTCGGTGAGCTTTTCCTGGGTAATTACGTTCGGCTGGCTCGCGATCCAGCGCCGCGGTCGCTGACCGACTTCTATATCGCCTACCGAGCGGTGGTCCGGGCCAAAGTCGATTGCGTGCGCTACGCCCAGGGAAACCCCGACGCCGCTGTGGAGGCCTCGCGCCACCTGGATATCGCGCTGCAGCATCTGCGGGCCGGCGCGGTACGGCTCGCGCTGGTCGGCGGCGGGCCCGGAACGGGGAAAACCACGCTGGCGCGCGGGCTGGCCGAGCGGGTCGGTGCCGTCGTTATCTCCACCGACGAGGTGCGCCGCGAACTGCAGGATGCTGGCACTATCGCCGGAGCCGCGGGCGTGCTGAACTCCGGCTTGTATTCCGAAGAGAATGTCGCTGCGGTCTATGACGAGGTGCTGCGCCAAGCCCACGACCATCTGGTCAACGGCCGTTCGGTAATTCTCGACGCCACCTGGCGTGACCCCGGCCGACGTGACCAGGCGCGACAGCTCGCGGCCCAAACCTACTCGGGCACTGTGGAATTGATGTGCACGACGCCCGTGCGCACCGCCGTGCAAAGAGTCGGCGACAGGCCGGCCGGAAGCGTGTCGGATGCAACACCCGAGGTCGCCAGTGCGCTGGCCGACGAATCCTGGGACTGGGCTGAGGCGCACCGCATCGACACGAGCAGGTCGCCGGCGGAATCGATCGACGTTTCAGAAGACCTCTGGTGGCGGACGGTCTAG